A region of Bradyrhizobium sp. CCBAU 53351 DNA encodes the following proteins:
- the gspM gene encoding type II secretion system protein GspM: protein MNQTYRIRRYVSAIPFVATICYAAMTGFLLLITGWTALDLAEQHRTLANANEMFDRLQSQQRAARSTNDGALAVSPPVVEGPTVTVAAAVVLQHVSAEATRMGSNILSSQVDLQDAGAQHGIVRVSVDLEIEQPALQGLLYELEAGSPFLFIDQLVIQVPESSTRHAATKVRVAIVVSGWWRSVK from the coding sequence ATGAACCAGACCTACCGCATTAGACGCTACGTCAGCGCCATTCCGTTCGTTGCCACAATTTGTTACGCGGCAATGACGGGATTTCTATTGCTGATCACGGGCTGGACGGCGTTGGACCTGGCGGAACAGCATCGTACGCTGGCGAACGCGAACGAAATGTTCGACAGGTTGCAGTCACAACAGCGGGCGGCCCGCAGCACGAACGACGGGGCGCTCGCTGTGAGTCCACCAGTTGTCGAAGGTCCCACGGTCACAGTCGCGGCCGCCGTGGTGCTGCAGCACGTTTCTGCAGAAGCGACGCGGATGGGAAGCAACATCTTATCGTCGCAGGTCGATCTGCAGGACGCAGGAGCACAACACGGGATCGTCAGAGTCTCTGTCGATCTCGAGATCGAGCAGCCGGCCCTTCAAGGCCTCCTTTACGAGCTGGAGGCGGGATCGCCCTTCCTGTTCATCGATCAATTGGTCATACAGGTACCCGAGTCGTCGACAAGACACGCCGCGACGAAGGTGCGCGTCGCAATTGTCGTCTCCGGATGGTGGCGGAGTGTCAAATGA
- a CDS encoding MBL fold metallo-hydrolase, translating to MAGSALSTTAHANNGDLIAARQKFFGDENVDPESGRVSPDKVILSWLSNSTLAASIAGHVLLLDTYVTRLEVSPGRTPFVIGDLVALKPEGLLIGHGHFDHADNAAYIAAMTGAKLYATAETCVALQADFAREQADPAIQGNPATAFPHKASISCNTVTTTGSVPGTQIVKLDFLEPDACVIAFRHLHSVAVPVDPTWPRAPNPSVYYAVDPRDPGLFPAGTPLAPGKSGTLPGQINIATSGSGGPGGPIPLFFDFVLREGRHFTFAWYNSSGALKEGLGSGWPNGTPADGQRITNILKSLPATDVDAGTIATANFDNNSYRDPFAYIQALNPKIFIPLHLTTGSTFKESISPAVYGGYLDQIKRLGLTLDQWPDTRWLVDPEDYAKPIVYDIRDPRWDNPKKLPAIKHYCGSDPDDHHDDHGKP from the coding sequence ATGGCAGGTTCGGCGTTGTCGACCACGGCTCACGCAAACAATGGCGACTTGATCGCAGCGCGTCAGAAATTTTTCGGCGACGAGAACGTCGATCCCGAGTCCGGGCGGGTCAGTCCCGACAAGGTCATCTTGTCGTGGCTCTCGAATTCAACTCTGGCGGCTTCCATTGCCGGCCACGTTTTGCTTTTGGACACTTACGTCACTCGGCTCGAAGTTTCGCCGGGCCGCACGCCCTTCGTTATCGGCGATTTGGTTGCTCTCAAACCAGAAGGCCTTCTAATCGGGCATGGTCACTTCGATCACGCGGACAACGCGGCCTACATCGCTGCGATGACCGGCGCGAAACTCTACGCCACCGCGGAAACCTGCGTTGCCCTGCAAGCCGATTTCGCGCGCGAGCAGGCCGACCCGGCGATTCAAGGTAATCCGGCTACGGCGTTTCCTCACAAGGCGTCGATCTCCTGCAACACGGTCACGACGACCGGTTCGGTTCCCGGCACCCAAATTGTCAAACTGGACTTCCTGGAACCGGACGCCTGCGTAATCGCCTTCCGACACTTGCACTCGGTTGCAGTCCCGGTCGACCCGACCTGGCCGCGGGCACCTAATCCGTCCGTTTATTATGCGGTTGACCCGCGCGATCCGGGGCTGTTTCCGGCCGGAACGCCGCTTGCGCCCGGGAAAAGTGGGACGCTGCCTGGGCAGATCAACATTGCTACCAGCGGCAGTGGTGGTCCGGGTGGCCCTATTCCGCTGTTTTTCGATTTTGTGTTGCGCGAAGGTCGTCACTTCACCTTTGCTTGGTATAACTCGTCGGGAGCACTCAAAGAAGGATTGGGAAGCGGGTGGCCCAACGGCACGCCAGCTGACGGCCAGCGTATCACGAACATCCTGAAGAGTTTACCGGCCACCGATGTGGATGCCGGTACGATTGCGACAGCCAATTTCGATAACAATTCTTATCGTGATCCCTTCGCGTATATTCAAGCGCTGAACCCGAAGATCTTCATTCCGTTGCATCTGACCACCGGGTCGACCTTCAAGGAATCCATCTCGCCCGCCGTTTACGGCGGATACCTGGATCAAATTAAGCGCCTCGGCCTGACACTCGATCAATGGCCAGACACACGATGGCTCGTTGATCCCGAAGATTACGCAAAGCCCATCGTCTACGACATTCGGGACCCGCGCTGGGACAATCCAAAGAAGCTGCCCGCCATCAAGCATTATTGCGGTTCTGATCCAGACGACCACCACGACGACCACGGGAAGCCGTGA
- a CDS encoding PilN domain-containing protein, which yields MILFNSIAAGLASWVQAVASEVSSLSNGLRRRSQVRMVEFEKDQFTLHLVTDPKNAKAPDHALAVLEGAVASPIPPAWKLALTGSQLELVLHPARFLFRPLDLPRRAAEYAAGVVRSQIDRLTPWDVQEAVYGWSASPDETGDRIQLTIAATPRAKLTPLLDAIGSLGTWSILVSTSRSNVPIRIVETQIHGPTDFRRVRTCLMVVLLLSGFAATSSLCISALISDGLALRREELSRKISVLTRASQNVVAESALRELEQQKRNTPSPVMAIEALSDLLPDNTFLTELRIDHAKLQIAGLTSDAASLIRLIEQSPQFSHAIFFAPTTRSEGATKEQFHVEAQINPAFAAIHEPDLPH from the coding sequence ATGATCCTGTTTAATTCGATAGCGGCAGGCCTCGCTTCGTGGGTACAAGCCGTGGCGTCCGAAGTTTCATCGCTCTCGAACGGCTTGCGCCGACGCTCGCAGGTTCGGATGGTGGAATTCGAGAAGGATCAATTCACCCTTCATCTCGTGACCGACCCCAAAAACGCGAAAGCGCCTGACCACGCGCTCGCGGTCCTGGAGGGAGCGGTTGCTAGCCCAATCCCTCCAGCATGGAAGTTAGCTCTGACTGGAAGTCAGCTTGAACTTGTCCTTCACCCGGCGCGATTTCTGTTTCGCCCGCTGGATTTGCCGAGGCGCGCTGCCGAATATGCGGCGGGTGTCGTGAGGTCCCAAATCGACCGACTAACCCCGTGGGATGTGCAAGAAGCGGTCTATGGTTGGAGTGCTTCACCTGACGAGACTGGCGACCGCATTCAGCTGACAATCGCTGCCACGCCTCGCGCTAAGCTAACGCCCTTGCTCGATGCTATCGGATCGCTTGGGACTTGGTCAATCCTGGTCTCCACGTCACGTTCGAACGTGCCAATTAGGATCGTTGAGACACAAATACACGGACCGACCGATTTCCGTCGTGTTCGTACGTGCCTGATGGTAGTTCTGCTGTTAAGCGGCTTTGCTGCCACTTCGTCGCTTTGCATTTCAGCGCTCATTTCGGACGGTTTGGCCCTGAGACGGGAAGAACTCTCTCGAAAGATATCGGTGCTCACAAGAGCGTCGCAGAATGTTGTTGCCGAATCCGCTTTGCGAGAGCTCGAACAACAGAAGCGCAACACTCCTTCGCCCGTAATGGCGATTGAGGCGCTGTCGGATCTACTGCCAGACAACACGTTCCTAACGGAGCTGCGTATCGATCACGCGAAACTACAGATAGCGGGCCTTACGAGCGACGCCGCATCGCTCATCCGCCTGATCGAGCAGTCGCCCCAGTTTTCACACGCGATCTTCTTCGCTCCAACCACACGGTCTGAAGGAGCAACCAAAGAGCAATTCCACGTCGAGGCTCAAATCAACCCCGCATTCGCCGCTATCCATGAACCAGACCTACCGCATTAG